A window of Solanum stenotomum isolate F172 chromosome 3, ASM1918654v1, whole genome shotgun sequence contains these coding sequences:
- the LOC125858168 gene encoding U-box domain-containing protein 32 isoform X2 yields the protein MVKACQELDRLRLHKLLNQYLLFISQAGIQGGKVWLEINNVERGIIHIIEEHKIQWLVMGAAAEIHYSKQLSELKSSKAKFVCQHAPMHCQIWFTCNECLIQTRSMNNSLSSSLESLSSPEDNGGTKMRNHVGDGYEDLNILENASSPANKIVKVEIKGDYSPVHEAHLHCATSQPLLEEGSFHGKASSDERSRVEHAMMDAENSKQRAFEESVKRWRAEEDAMEAIRMAEVSYRLFKEKEDQRKEKEENFAKQKEEIEELKIQHDLCLNELQMIQEKKPVLESQITESSYAGKELEEKIIQAVELLISFRKQRDEMQIERDNAIKEVNRFRKLVQDDADEYCIKNFFSISFSDIIKATRNFDPSSKIGEGKFGSVYKGIIHHVKVAIKMLPACGSFSDSDFQHKAESLSRVRHPNLVTLIGICSESRSLAYEFLENGNLEDHLACRKKSRPLHWQHRIRIAVEICSALIFVHANDPCIVHGNLRPTNILLDAKFVSKISDFGVHLLISQTENFNNDDPEASIYVDPEYIDNGQFTVESDVYSFGVILLRLLTARPALGIVRDVKCALESGNLGSVLDSSAGDWPSEQAELLAYLALSCCEKNPLNRPNMLSEVWPTIEPMRDICKPHSDLNTSSQGSKGQKRIPPHFVCPIFQDVMEDPHIAADGYTYEGDAIKGWLYSGHDTSPMTNLKLDTCDLIPNYALHRAIQEWQQQS from the exons ATGGTGAAGGCATGCCAAGAACTTGATCGCCTCAGACTGCATAAACTTCTAAACCAGTATCTTCTCTTTATATCCCAAGCTGGG ATACAAGGGGGTAAGGTGTGGcttgaaataaataatgtggaGAGAGGGATAATACATATTATTGAAGAACACAAAATTCAGTGGCTTGTCATGGGAGCAGCAGCAGAGATTCATTACTCAAA GCAACTGTCAGAGCTCAAGTCCAGCAAAGCTAAATTTGTGTGCCAACATGCACCAATGCACTGTCAAATTTGGTTTACTTGCAACGAGTGCCTGATACAGACGAG GTCTATGAATAACTCTCTTTCAAGTAGCTTGGAGTCATTATCTTCTCCAGAAGATAACGGAGGAACCAAAATGCGCAATCATGTTGGCGACGGGTATGAAGATTTGAACATTTTAGAAAATGCATCAAGCCCAGCTAACAAAATAGTCAAGGTAGAGATCAAGGGAGACTATTCGCCCGTGCACGAAGCACATTTGCATTGTGCAACGTCCCAGCCTTTGCTG GAAGAAGGAAGTTTTCACGGAAAAGCCTCTAGTGATGAAAGGAGTAGAGTGGAGCATGCTATGATGGATGCTGAGAACTCAAAACAGAGGGCTTTTGAAGAGTCAGTAAAACGGTGGAGAGCTGAAGAAGATGCTATGGAGGCTATCCGCATG GCTGAAGTGTCATATAGATTATTCAAGGAAAAGGAagatcaaagaaaagaaaaggaggaaaattTTGCAAAGCAAAAAGAAGAGATTGAGGAATTGAAGATTCAGCACGACCTGTGCCTAAATGAACTTCAGATGATCCAGGAGAAGAAGCCTGTACTAGAAAGTCAAATAACTGAATCCTCCTATGCAGGGAAGGAGTTAGAGGAGAAGATAATTCAAGCAGTAGAGCTCCTAATATCCTTTAGGAAGCAGAGGGATGAGATGCAGATAGAGCGTGACAATGCAATCAAAGAAGTTAACAGATTTAGAAAATTGGTACAAGATGATGCCGATGAGTATTGTATCAAAAACTTCTTTTCAATATCTTTCTCTGACATCATCAAGGCTACACGAAATTTTGATCCATCTTCAAAGATCGGAGAAGGAAAATTCGGAAGTGTTTACAAGGGAATTATTCACCACGTAAAAGTAGCTATAAAGATGTTGCCAGCTTGTGGTTCTTTCAGTGATTCGGATTTCCAACATAAG GCAGAAAGTCTGAGCAGGGTGAGGCATCCAAACCTTGTTACCCTGATTGGGATTTGCTCAGAGTCTAGGTCCCTCGCTTATGAATTCCTTGAAAATGGAAACCTTGAAGATCACCTGGCCTGCCGCAAAAAATCCCGTCCTCTTCATTGGCAACATCGGATAAGAATTGCTGTCGAGATATGCTCTGCTCTTATCTTTGTTCATGCCAACGATCCTTGCATTGTCCATGGGAACTTGAGACCTACCAACATTCTCCTTGATGCTAAATTTGTCAGCAAAATAAGTGATTTCGGAGTCCATCTCTTGATTTCCCAGACTGAGAATTTCAATAATGATGATCCAGAGGCTTCCATTTATGTGGACCCAGAATATATTGACAATGGACAGTTTACTGTAGAATCTGATGTTTACTCATTTGGCGTCATACTTTTACGACTTTTGACTGCAAGACCAGCTTTGGGTATAGTGAGGGACGTCAAGTGTGCTTTGGAAAGTGGGAACTTGGGTTCAGTTTTGGACTCTTCAGCTGGTGATTGGCCAAGTGAACAAGCGGAACTGTTAGCTTATCTAGCATTGAGTTGCTGTGAGAAAAATCCTTTAAATCGGCCTAATATGCTCTCAGAAGTTTGGCCAACAATTGAACCAATGAGAGATATATGCAAACCACACTCAGATTTGAATACCTCATCGCAGGGTTCCAAGGGCCAAAAACGAATTCCTCCTCATTTCGTTTGTCCTATTTTTCAG GATGTCATGGAAGATCCACACATAGCAGCAGATGGTTATACATATGAAGGTGATGCAATAAAAGGATGGCTGTATAGTGGACACGATACTTCTCCCATGACAAACCTCAAGCTCGACACCTGTGATTTGATTCCCAATTATGCTCTCCATCGCGCAATTCAGGAATGGCAGCAACAGTCCTGA
- the LOC125858168 gene encoding U-box domain-containing protein 32 isoform X1, giving the protein MSGEDMIKAEGICDVEDTVFVAVGKNVKEGKSVLSWALKSFAGRRICVLHVHQPNHLFSSKDGKLSGAKLKQHMVKACQELDRLRLHKLLNQYLLFISQAGIQGGKVWLEINNVERGIIHIIEEHKIQWLVMGAAAEIHYSKQLSELKSSKAKFVCQHAPMHCQIWFTCNECLIQTRSMNNSLSSSLESLSSPEDNGGTKMRNHVGDGYEDLNILENASSPANKIVKVEIKGDYSPVHEAHLHCATSQPLLEEGSFHGKASSDERSRVEHAMMDAENSKQRAFEESVKRWRAEEDAMEAIRMAEVSYRLFKEKEDQRKEKEENFAKQKEEIEELKIQHDLCLNELQMIQEKKPVLESQITESSYAGKELEEKIIQAVELLISFRKQRDEMQIERDNAIKEVNRFRKLVQDDADEYCIKNFFSISFSDIIKATRNFDPSSKIGEGKFGSVYKGIIHHVKVAIKMLPACGSFSDSDFQHKAESLSRVRHPNLVTLIGICSESRSLAYEFLENGNLEDHLACRKKSRPLHWQHRIRIAVEICSALIFVHANDPCIVHGNLRPTNILLDAKFVSKISDFGVHLLISQTENFNNDDPEASIYVDPEYIDNGQFTVESDVYSFGVILLRLLTARPALGIVRDVKCALESGNLGSVLDSSAGDWPSEQAELLAYLALSCCEKNPLNRPNMLSEVWPTIEPMRDICKPHSDLNTSSQGSKGQKRIPPHFVCPIFQDVMEDPHIAADGYTYEGDAIKGWLYSGHDTSPMTNLKLDTCDLIPNYALHRAIQEWQQQS; this is encoded by the exons TGAAGGGATCTGTGATGTGGAGGATACTGTATTTGTAGCTGTGGGGAAGAATGTGAAAGAGGGAAAATCTGTACTTTCTTGGGCTTTGAAGAGCTTTGCTGGCAGGAGAATTTGTGTTCTTCATGTTCATCAACCTAATCATTTGTTTTCATCCA AGGATGGGAAGCTTTCAGGTGCAAAGCTGAAACAGCACATGGTGAAGGCATGCCAAGAACTTGATCGCCTCAGACTGCATAAACTTCTAAACCAGTATCTTCTCTTTATATCCCAAGCTGGG ATACAAGGGGGTAAGGTGTGGcttgaaataaataatgtggaGAGAGGGATAATACATATTATTGAAGAACACAAAATTCAGTGGCTTGTCATGGGAGCAGCAGCAGAGATTCATTACTCAAA GCAACTGTCAGAGCTCAAGTCCAGCAAAGCTAAATTTGTGTGCCAACATGCACCAATGCACTGTCAAATTTGGTTTACTTGCAACGAGTGCCTGATACAGACGAG GTCTATGAATAACTCTCTTTCAAGTAGCTTGGAGTCATTATCTTCTCCAGAAGATAACGGAGGAACCAAAATGCGCAATCATGTTGGCGACGGGTATGAAGATTTGAACATTTTAGAAAATGCATCAAGCCCAGCTAACAAAATAGTCAAGGTAGAGATCAAGGGAGACTATTCGCCCGTGCACGAAGCACATTTGCATTGTGCAACGTCCCAGCCTTTGCTG GAAGAAGGAAGTTTTCACGGAAAAGCCTCTAGTGATGAAAGGAGTAGAGTGGAGCATGCTATGATGGATGCTGAGAACTCAAAACAGAGGGCTTTTGAAGAGTCAGTAAAACGGTGGAGAGCTGAAGAAGATGCTATGGAGGCTATCCGCATG GCTGAAGTGTCATATAGATTATTCAAGGAAAAGGAagatcaaagaaaagaaaaggaggaaaattTTGCAAAGCAAAAAGAAGAGATTGAGGAATTGAAGATTCAGCACGACCTGTGCCTAAATGAACTTCAGATGATCCAGGAGAAGAAGCCTGTACTAGAAAGTCAAATAACTGAATCCTCCTATGCAGGGAAGGAGTTAGAGGAGAAGATAATTCAAGCAGTAGAGCTCCTAATATCCTTTAGGAAGCAGAGGGATGAGATGCAGATAGAGCGTGACAATGCAATCAAAGAAGTTAACAGATTTAGAAAATTGGTACAAGATGATGCCGATGAGTATTGTATCAAAAACTTCTTTTCAATATCTTTCTCTGACATCATCAAGGCTACACGAAATTTTGATCCATCTTCAAAGATCGGAGAAGGAAAATTCGGAAGTGTTTACAAGGGAATTATTCACCACGTAAAAGTAGCTATAAAGATGTTGCCAGCTTGTGGTTCTTTCAGTGATTCGGATTTCCAACATAAG GCAGAAAGTCTGAGCAGGGTGAGGCATCCAAACCTTGTTACCCTGATTGGGATTTGCTCAGAGTCTAGGTCCCTCGCTTATGAATTCCTTGAAAATGGAAACCTTGAAGATCACCTGGCCTGCCGCAAAAAATCCCGTCCTCTTCATTGGCAACATCGGATAAGAATTGCTGTCGAGATATGCTCTGCTCTTATCTTTGTTCATGCCAACGATCCTTGCATTGTCCATGGGAACTTGAGACCTACCAACATTCTCCTTGATGCTAAATTTGTCAGCAAAATAAGTGATTTCGGAGTCCATCTCTTGATTTCCCAGACTGAGAATTTCAATAATGATGATCCAGAGGCTTCCATTTATGTGGACCCAGAATATATTGACAATGGACAGTTTACTGTAGAATCTGATGTTTACTCATTTGGCGTCATACTTTTACGACTTTTGACTGCAAGACCAGCTTTGGGTATAGTGAGGGACGTCAAGTGTGCTTTGGAAAGTGGGAACTTGGGTTCAGTTTTGGACTCTTCAGCTGGTGATTGGCCAAGTGAACAAGCGGAACTGTTAGCTTATCTAGCATTGAGTTGCTGTGAGAAAAATCCTTTAAATCGGCCTAATATGCTCTCAGAAGTTTGGCCAACAATTGAACCAATGAGAGATATATGCAAACCACACTCAGATTTGAATACCTCATCGCAGGGTTCCAAGGGCCAAAAACGAATTCCTCCTCATTTCGTTTGTCCTATTTTTCAG GATGTCATGGAAGATCCACACATAGCAGCAGATGGTTATACATATGAAGGTGATGCAATAAAAGGATGGCTGTATAGTGGACACGATACTTCTCCCATGACAAACCTCAAGCTCGACACCTGTGATTTGATTCCCAATTATGCTCTCCATCGCGCAATTCAGGAATGGCAGCAACAGTCCTGA